A stretch of Mya arenaria isolate MELC-2E11 chromosome 14, ASM2691426v1 DNA encodes these proteins:
- the LOC128216027 gene encoding uncharacterized protein LOC128216027, with translation MEDLEVRRKRHESETPAQRKNREDSEVRRKRNESETPAQRKNREDLGVRITRNESEISAQRKKGKIQKLEEGRMRERDLQRGKRGKIQQYEEREMKVKHQLRGKKGKIQQYEEREMKVKHQLRGKKGKIQKYEEREMKVKHQLRGKTGKIQKYEEREMKVKHRLRGKKREDSEVRRKRHERETPAQRKKREDLGVRITRNESEISAQRKKGKIQKLEEGRMRERDL, from the coding sequence ATGGAAGATTTAGAAGTACGAAGAAAGAGACATGAAAGTGAAACACCAGCTCAGAGGAAAAACAGGGAAGATTCAGAAGTACGAAGAAAGAGAAATGAAAGTGAAACACCAGCTCAGAGGAAAAACAGGGAAGATTTAGGAGTACGGATAACGAGAAATGAAAGTGAAATATCGGCTCAGAGGAAAAAAGGGAAGATTCAGAAGTTAGAAGAAGGAAGGATGAGAGAGAGAGACCTGCAAAGAGGAAAAAGAGGGAAGATCCAGCAGTACGAAGAAAGAGAAATGAAAGTGAAACACCAGCTCAGAGGAAAAAAAGGGAAGATCCAGCAGTACGAAGAAAGAGAAATGAAAGTGAAACACCAGCTCAGAGGAAAAAAAGGGAAGATTCAAAAGTACGAAGAAAGAGAAATGAAAGTGAAACACCAGCTCAGAGGAAAAACAGGGAAGATTCAGAAGTACGAAGAAAGAGAAATGAAAGTGAAACACCGGCTCAGAGGAAAAAAAAGGGAAGATTCAGAAGTACGAAGAAAGAGACATGAAAGAGAAACACCAGCTCAGAGGAAAAAGAGGGAAGATTTAGGAGTACGGATAACGAGAAATGAAAGTGAAATATCGGCTCAGAGGAAAAAAGGGAAGATTCAGAAGTTAGAAGAAGGAAGGATGAGAGAGAGAGACCTGTAA